In the Solibacillus sp. FSL K6-1523 genome, one interval contains:
- a CDS encoding thermonuclease family protein, translating to MKLKDIKTLITSGTIILAVGLYLVFAKPTDEQPPTNDGAQNNIVSQEQKHYSITPELAMNETGKQLIDVEFIAANDGDTMSVKMDGQKQRVRLLMIDTPEMNYDKGDPMPYAEAAKQLTTQLLEDAKSVQLLFDKGPETDKYDRLLAYVFVDGVSLHEVLLNEGLAAVRYVNKPNNSLEDELREIQQQAEAKKLNIWAYPNYLQRDGFHPEEVNK from the coding sequence ATGAAGTTAAAAGATATTAAAACACTCATTACTAGTGGGACGATTATTTTAGCAGTTGGGTTATATTTAGTTTTTGCTAAACCAACTGATGAACAACCGCCAACAAATGACGGCGCTCAAAATAATATAGTATCACAAGAACAAAAACATTATAGTATTACGCCTGAACTCGCAATGAACGAAACAGGAAAGCAACTAATTGACGTAGAGTTTATTGCAGCGAATGATGGCGATACAATGAGTGTTAAAATGGATGGGCAAAAGCAGCGTGTCCGTTTATTGATGATTGATACACCTGAAATGAATTACGATAAGGGCGATCCAATGCCTTATGCAGAGGCGGCAAAACAATTAACAACGCAATTGCTAGAAGATGCCAAATCGGTTCAGCTATTGTTCGATAAGGGACCAGAAACAGATAAGTATGATAGATTGTTAGCCTATGTTTTTGTTGATGGCGTTAGCTTGCATGAAGTTTTATTAAATGAAGGACTTGCAGCAGTACGCTATGTGAATAAACCAAATAACTCTTTAGAAGATGAGCTACGTGAAATTCAACAACAGGCAGAAGCAAAAAAGCTAAATATTTGGGCATATCCTAACTATTTACAAAGAGACGGCTTCCACCCGGAAGAAGTTAATAAATAA
- a CDS encoding Rrf2 family transcriptional regulator, producing the protein MQMKTGVEQSVYAILILNMLPDKAVIPGEAISQQLDASPTYFQKLLRKLVSADLITSVPGVKGGFKLKRKPEDIRVYDIYLAIEGQQSLYSSSGILHGMFELEEEDCGCLLTNLMAEAESSWQFVLKRETMASLYEEINIKYPSKVKLLQEWVKEKMVL; encoded by the coding sequence ATGCAGATGAAAACCGGAGTTGAACAATCTGTTTACGCCATTTTAATCCTTAATATGTTACCAGATAAGGCGGTAATACCGGGCGAAGCAATTAGCCAACAATTAGATGCATCACCAACGTATTTTCAAAAATTACTCCGAAAGTTAGTAAGTGCGGACTTGATTACTTCTGTGCCAGGGGTTAAAGGCGGATTTAAATTAAAGAGAAAACCTGAAGACATTCGAGTTTACGATATTTATCTTGCAATTGAAGGCCAACAATCACTGTATTCCTCAAGTGGTATTTTGCATGGTATGTTTGAATTAGAAGAGGAAGATTGTGGCTGCTTGTTAACGAATTTAATGGCAGAAGCCGAGTCCTCTTGGCAATTTGTGTTAAAGCGCGAAACAATGGCGTCATTATATGAAGAAATAAATATAAAGTACCCATCAAAAGTGAAATTACTACAAGAATGGGTTAAGGAAAAAATGGTTTTATAA
- a CDS encoding transposase, producing the protein MSRKKAVKVLRKKKKLNNIQRLTQKQNIGRSQLTAKEFRLLQRMTHSSKALRNVGLYTIKQSFLNENRMATTKEIDAAMKQDINYWGIQSNSVQAIRRTLLSETKSFFKALEAWKKDPSKFTGRPQFPNYSGATEKRIIEIYQVPKIDKNGYWSIPMNVAFRKRFGSIKIRMPKNLLQRKISYIEIVPKQNGWFFEVHYTYEVQAAQMKKQSTTTTNALSCDLGVDRFMSCATNVGDTFLINGKKLKSINQYFNKAISELQQRNIKNGISKRVVTNQLAKLWRKRNNQINGYISQAVGLLFKKIKALNIDTIIVGYNEGWKQNSNIGKKNNQHFVQFPFNKLISAIENKCLKEGIRFVKQEESYTSKASFLDKDELPVWSPHDKRKYVFSGKRVNRGQYQALSGECIHADVNGAFNILRKSNIVNLDEHFKIKNPFVLEVQKRKTAA; encoded by the coding sequence ATGTCAAGGAAGAAAGCCGTTAAAGTGTTACGTAAAAAGAAGAAACTTAATAATATTCAACGTCTTACGCAGAAACAAAACATCGGAAGGTCTCAATTAACAGCGAAAGAGTTTCGTTTGCTCCAGCGGATGACGCACAGCTCGAAAGCATTGAGAAATGTTGGGTTATATACAATCAAGCAAAGCTTCTTAAATGAGAATCGAATGGCAACTACGAAGGAAATAGACGCTGCCATGAAGCAGGACATTAACTATTGGGGTATTCAATCGAACTCTGTGCAGGCGATTCGCAGAACATTACTAAGCGAGACCAAAAGTTTCTTCAAAGCACTCGAAGCATGGAAAAAAGACCCCAGCAAGTTTACGGGCCGACCGCAGTTTCCGAATTATTCAGGGGCTACGGAAAAACGGATCATCGAAATCTACCAAGTTCCGAAAATAGACAAAAATGGGTATTGGTCGATTCCGATGAATGTTGCATTTCGAAAACGTTTTGGCTCGATTAAGATTCGGATGCCTAAAAACTTACTACAAAGAAAAATCTCCTACATTGAAATCGTACCGAAGCAAAACGGTTGGTTCTTTGAGGTGCATTACACGTATGAAGTGCAAGCAGCTCAAATGAAAAAGCAATCCACGACCACAACAAATGCATTAAGTTGCGATTTAGGTGTAGATCGATTCATGAGTTGTGCAACGAATGTTGGCGATACATTCCTAATTAATGGGAAGAAGTTGAAATCCATTAACCAATACTTCAACAAGGCGATTAGTGAGCTCCAACAACGAAATATCAAAAATGGGATTTCAAAGCGGGTTGTCACGAATCAATTGGCTAAACTATGGAGGAAGCGAAACAACCAGATAAACGGCTACATCTCTCAAGCAGTAGGCTTATTATTCAAGAAAATCAAAGCGTTGAACATTGATACAATTATTGTCGGGTATAACGAAGGGTGGAAGCAAAACAGCAACATCGGTAAAAAGAATAACCAACACTTCGTTCAGTTTCCGTTCAACAAATTGATAAGTGCCATCGAAAATAAGTGCTTAAAGGAAGGCATCCGCTTTGTCAAACAGGAAGAAAGCTACACATCGAAGGCAAGCTTTCTGGATAAAGATGAACTCCCTGTCTGGTCCCCTCACGACAAGAGAAAGTATGTATTTAGCGGGAAGCGAGTGAATCGTGGGCAATACCAAGCGCTATCAGGAGAGTGTATTCATGCCGACGTCAACGGAGCATTCAATATTTTGAGGAAATCAAACATCGTGAATCTGGACGAGCATTTTAAAATTAAAAATCCGTTCGTACTCGAAGTTCAAAAACGTAAAACCGCTGCATAA
- a CDS encoding NEAT domain-containing protein, translating to MKKYFLLLFTLLLMSPFISPNVSNAAIADGTYDVSYQVNKPGSNSASMANDYFAKPAKLIVNDGKMTMQLTIKKSAWVTEFNPPGGATVISSNEGADQRVVQFPISNPNVVTIAMKIDIEDIDYHHSYSVDFVINSSALPEAKAPEVTAPKTKPVAPEPPKKQETTNSSSGSNTSSNKPATTENSTASSTSEQTKQPLTTEKAVSQEAQQTPTEEQQTLVPEEQQAEEQEVVENPETSDELPILAIVLFIMAMIVFIRNQNPKTNE from the coding sequence ATGAAAAAATACTTTTTACTATTATTCACCTTACTCTTAATGAGCCCATTTATTTCACCAAATGTTTCAAATGCGGCGATTGCAGATGGTACATACGATGTTAGTTATCAAGTAAACAAACCAGGCAGTAATTCAGCGTCAATGGCAAATGATTATTTTGCAAAGCCTGCAAAGCTCATCGTAAATGATGGAAAAATGACGATGCAATTGACGATTAAAAAAAGTGCATGGGTAACGGAATTTAATCCTCCTGGTGGGGCGACTGTCATTAGTTCAAATGAAGGCGCGGATCAGCGTGTCGTACAATTTCCAATATCGAATCCCAACGTTGTGACAATTGCAATGAAAATCGACATAGAAGATATTGATTACCATCATTCTTATAGTGTGGATTTTGTCATTAACAGCAGTGCTTTACCGGAAGCAAAGGCGCCAGAAGTAACGGCACCAAAGACAAAGCCAGTTGCGCCAGAACCACCTAAAAAGCAAGAAACAACGAATTCATCGTCAGGAAGTAATACTTCTTCAAATAAACCAGCAACAACTGAAAATTCTACTGCTTCGTCAACAAGCGAACAAACGAAACAGCCTTTGACAACTGAGAAAGCGGTTTCACAAGAGGCACAACAAACGCCAACTGAAGAGCAACAAACATTAGTACCAGAAGAGCAACAAGCTGAAGAACAAGAAGTAGTAGAAAATCCAGAGACGAGTGATGAGCTACCGATACTAGCAATCGTGTTGTTCATTATGGCAATGATTGTTTTTATACGCAATCAAAATCCAAAAACAAACGAATAG
- a CDS encoding S-layer homology domain-containing protein translates to MAKKSKATKTIIASLLATSAIVPAMAVSADVDGSVKVNGTDATSRSVDAVNTATQVTKTIDFKVEDATGMLAKYVPGTGNLVEREGQKYIQLNLTEQVLAMVDEVLVNGKTAVYNYGSKMILIPVSTDFKPVEAVFTLTTPVGKMDAKATLTPNPASIKEETTETNKPTKPEEEAGKPFAPGKKLDSVADGTYDVTFDAYAPETNIGNYKAISSHFSPNAKLVVKNGKYSVQVEIVEKSNPMIAALKVNEKAATTVSGSATEGTRVLSFDIDSISDLHKSSVHVVVPAAKMDKWYDFGFAINTAKLELPKAEATPEANTLPAFVYADGKNELSIMQEKYLADQVTVTATAGGYDVDVTFPEGQHLNDFTVTGATVAKKSEEVVGENTVKIYTVSVKDITQIYNATVDLSVRFGDFAYDEKYPVQLQFGGKKNPFTDIMKDASYGSIISLYSKGIIKEADKFNPKNNVTRSQFALMINRALTLEVPATTKFTDIAKFDTETQSAIKALHGIGVINGNSETIFAPKQDITRKQAALMIYRLLENQGYKATGATANFTDVSVKDAEAVKAIAELNKLGIMTGYEGKFNPDTKLTRGQMAKVLNNGLTVIDGLK, encoded by the coding sequence ATGGCAAAAAAATCAAAAGCAACTAAAACAATTATCGCATCATTACTTGCAACATCGGCAATCGTACCTGCAATGGCAGTTTCAGCAGATGTAGATGGGTCAGTTAAAGTAAATGGAACAGATGCAACATCTCGTTCAGTAGATGCAGTAAACACTGCAACGCAAGTGACAAAAACGATTGATTTCAAAGTAGAAGATGCAACAGGCATGCTTGCAAAATATGTTCCAGGTACAGGTAATTTAGTAGAGCGTGAAGGTCAAAAATATATTCAATTAAACTTAACAGAACAAGTATTAGCAATGGTTGATGAAGTATTAGTAAATGGTAAAACAGCTGTTTACAACTATGGCAGCAAAATGATTTTAATTCCTGTTTCAACAGACTTCAAGCCAGTTGAAGCGGTATTTACTTTAACAACACCAGTAGGGAAAATGGATGCGAAAGCAACATTAACACCAAATCCAGCTTCTATTAAAGAAGAAACAACTGAAACAAATAAACCAACAAAGCCTGAAGAGGAAGCTGGAAAGCCGTTCGCACCAGGTAAAAAGTTAGACTCAGTGGCAGATGGTACATACGATGTAACGTTTGATGCTTATGCGCCAGAAACAAACATCGGTAATTATAAAGCGATTTCAAGCCATTTCTCACCAAATGCTAAATTAGTAGTGAAAAATGGTAAATATTCAGTGCAAGTTGAAATCGTAGAAAAATCAAATCCAATGATTGCTGCATTAAAAGTAAATGAGAAAGCAGCAACAACAGTTTCTGGATCAGCAACAGAAGGCACGCGCGTATTAAGCTTTGATATTGATTCAATTAGTGATTTACACAAGTCATCGGTACATGTTGTCGTACCAGCTGCCAAAATGGATAAATGGTATGATTTCGGTTTCGCAATTAACACAGCGAAATTAGAGCTACCAAAAGCTGAAGCAACACCTGAAGCTAATACATTACCAGCATTCGTTTATGCAGACGGAAAAAATGAGTTATCGATTATGCAAGAGAAATATTTAGCAGATCAAGTAACGGTAACAGCTACTGCGGGTGGCTATGATGTGGATGTCACTTTCCCAGAAGGTCAACATTTAAATGACTTCACTGTAACAGGTGCAACAGTTGCGAAAAAATCGGAAGAAGTTGTCGGTGAAAATACAGTTAAAATTTATACAGTTTCAGTGAAAGACATTACACAAATTTATAATGCAACAGTTGATTTATCGGTTCGTTTTGGCGACTTCGCATACGATGAAAAATATCCAGTGCAATTACAATTTGGCGGCAAGAAAAATCCATTTACAGATATTATGAAAGATGCAAGCTACGGTTCAATTATTTCATTATATTCAAAAGGAATTATTAAAGAAGCCGATAAATTCAACCCCAAAAATAACGTAACTCGTTCTCAGTTCGCATTAATGATCAACCGTGCGTTAACATTAGAAGTACCAGCAACAACGAAATTCACGGATATCGCGAAATTCGATACAGAAACGCAAAGTGCAATTAAAGCGTTACATGGAATTGGTGTCATTAACGGCAACTCAGAAACAATTTTCGCACCAAAACAAGATATTACACGTAAGCAAGCTGCGTTAATGATCTACCGTTTATTAGAAAACCAAGGATATAAAGCAACAGGAGCTACTGCAAACTTTACTGATGTATCTGTAAAAGATGCAGAAGCTGTAAAAGCAATTGCTGAGTTAAATAAATTAGGCATTATGACGGGTTATGAAGGTAAATTTAATCCAGATACTAAATTAACACGTGGTCAAATGGCAAAAGTTTTAAATAACGGATTAACTGTAATTGACGGCTTAAAATAA
- the isdE gene encoding heme ABC transporter substrate-binding protein IsdE, protein MKKWFASLALGVALLASCGNDEKDAVNLNASDNGAEQSTTIEEEHRIIAGTVVLADIMDQLNLDAVAVPETVKDLPARFEGLPTIGNAMDPDAEIIKSLNPTEVLSVSTLEYDLKDKFKQLKIPVDFVDLTSIETMLSEITEIGERYNRVAEAEALISELQGEMDAVEQISSDKKKPKVLILLGVPGSYLVATEKSYAGDLVRLAGGENVMAGQDAEYLPSNTEYLYESNPDIILRLAHGMPDEVIEMFDDEFKTNDVWKHFAAVKNDEVYDLEEELFGTTAALNVSEALNELVTIFYK, encoded by the coding sequence ATGAAAAAATGGTTTGCAAGTCTAGCATTAGGAGTAGCCTTATTAGCTAGCTGTGGCAATGATGAAAAAGATGCAGTAAATCTAAATGCATCTGACAATGGGGCAGAGCAATCTACTACGATTGAAGAAGAGCATCGTATTATCGCAGGCACAGTTGTTTTGGCGGATATTATGGACCAACTCAATTTAGATGCGGTCGCGGTGCCAGAAACGGTAAAGGATTTACCAGCACGTTTTGAAGGATTACCGACAATCGGAAATGCGATGGACCCTGATGCAGAAATTATTAAATCTTTGAATCCGACTGAAGTATTATCTGTTTCCACGTTGGAATATGATTTGAAAGATAAATTCAAACAACTAAAAATTCCAGTGGATTTTGTTGATTTAACGAGCATTGAAACGATGCTTTCTGAAATTACCGAAATTGGTGAGCGTTACAATCGAGTAGCCGAAGCAGAAGCGTTAATTTCTGAGTTGCAAGGGGAAATGGATGCTGTGGAGCAGATTTCTAGCGATAAGAAAAAGCCAAAAGTACTTATTTTATTAGGTGTACCAGGAAGTTATTTAGTAGCAACTGAAAAATCGTACGCAGGTGATTTAGTCCGTTTAGCTGGTGGCGAAAATGTAATGGCTGGACAAGATGCGGAATACTTGCCATCAAACACAGAATATTTATACGAATCCAATCCAGATATCATTTTGCGATTAGCGCATGGGATGCCGGATGAAGTAATTGAAATGTTTGATGATGAATTTAAAACGAATGATGTATGGAAGCACTTTGCTGCAGTAAAAAATGATGAAGTTTATGATTTAGAAGAGGAACTGTTTGGCACAACTGCGGCATTAAATGTATCAGAAGCACTGAATGAACTTGTAACGATTTTTTATAAATAA
- a CDS encoding FecCD family ABC transporter permease: protein MTKKISSFVAVLLLLLLTIVYAATTGSIQMGFGEFLTSLFDANNDKMAAIKDLRFPRIIIALFAGAALSVAGVLLQAIMRNPLADAGFIGISAGAAFTKLFIVSFVPTMFFFSPIAAFIGGAFACFLVFFLSWKSGLNPLKLILVGIAINAMFSGLTEAMISFGASTSGAITSTLTLKTWDDVSLMATYGTIGLVLAFMFYRWCNVLVLSDKTAKSIGFNVTVARLLIAAVAVLLAASSVVVAGVIAFVGILVPHIARRLVGYDHKVLIPFTALLGAFIILLADTLGRTLFAPMEIPASTIMAIIGGPFLIFLLRKE, encoded by the coding sequence GTGACGAAAAAAATTAGTAGTTTTGTAGCAGTTTTACTATTATTGTTGCTGACGATTGTTTATGCCGCTACAACAGGTAGTATCCAAATGGGCTTTGGCGAATTTTTAACGAGTTTATTTGATGCTAATAATGACAAGATGGCGGCCATTAAAGATTTGCGCTTTCCAAGAATTATTATTGCATTATTTGCAGGTGCCGCGCTATCGGTAGCGGGCGTTTTATTGCAAGCGATTATGCGTAACCCGTTGGCAGATGCAGGTTTTATCGGAATATCAGCCGGCGCTGCGTTTACGAAGTTGTTTATCGTATCGTTTGTGCCAACGATGTTTTTCTTCTCGCCAATCGCTGCATTTATCGGCGGGGCGTTTGCGTGTTTTTTAGTCTTTTTCCTATCATGGAAATCAGGTTTAAATCCACTGAAATTAATTTTAGTCGGAATTGCGATTAACGCGATGTTTTCAGGATTAACAGAGGCGATGATTAGCTTTGGTGCATCTACTTCTGGAGCAATTACATCCACTTTAACGTTAAAAACATGGGATGATGTTTCACTAATGGCGACTTACGGTACGATTGGCTTAGTACTTGCTTTTATGTTCTATCGCTGGTGTAACGTGTTAGTATTATCGGACAAAACAGCGAAAAGTATCGGGTTTAATGTAACGGTTGCAAGATTACTTATCGCAGCTGTAGCCGTTTTACTTGCCGCTTCATCAGTTGTAGTAGCTGGTGTCATCGCCTTTGTTGGTATTTTAGTGCCACATATTGCGCGTCGTTTAGTAGGCTACGATCATAAAGTGCTTATTCCATTTACGGCGTTATTAGGGGCGTTTATTATTTTATTGGCGGATACGTTAGGTCGTACATTATTTGCCCCGATGGAAATTCCTGCATCAACAATTATGGCGATTATTGGTGGACCATTTTTAATATTTTTACTTAGAAAAGAGTGA